ACTGCAAGTTGTATCAGTCGCGCGAAATCTGCTGCTGACCACGCTCGCTCAGCACGCTACACTAACGAATTCCAGCCATAACGACTTATCTTCATGAGTGAAATTTCCACCCCCGTTTCGTTCGGTGAACTGATCGACAAGCTCACGATTCTCGAAATCAAGGCAGCGCGAATCACCGATGCGGCCAAGCTTGCGAACGTGCGCGTCGAATTGAATATGCTCGATACCACGTGGAATGCGGCTGCGGCATCGCGCATCGATATCACTGCACAGCGCACACGCCTCAAGGCGGTCAACGAAAAACTGTGGGACATCGAAGACCATATCCGGCTAAAGGAAAAGGCTCAGGCTTTCGATGCCGAATTCATCGCGCTGGCGCGCGCGGTGTATTTCGAGAATGACGACCGCGCCGCGATCAAACGCGAAATCAATCAGCTGCTCGGATCGACCCTGGTCGAAGAAAAATCCTACGCTGATTACCGACAGGCTTGATTGCACTGTTGCGATGAAATCGGGCGCAAGGCGCAAGGCGAGGGAAAAAAAGCCGTCATTCCAAGCTTCGCTGAAGCGTTTTTCAACAGCGCAGCTGGTCAATGACGCGCTACGCTATTTGGTCAGGATCAACTTGCCGTTGCGCGTGACCTGCAAACGGTATTCCAGGCCGACATGCTCGATCACCAGTTCGCGATGGCCCTGCAGCAATTCGCGACTGTCGATACGCGTTACCGGCGTGTTGCTACGCGCGTGATATGCAGCCGGCTGCCGAATTGTCGTCGCGACGCTAGCGTCGTGTGACGGCGCGGTTTGGGCGGTGGTGTCGACGGTTTCGAGCATGAGTCTCTCCGGTGATTGAGGGAAACTGTAATGATAATCATTCTCATTTGATTGTCAATCATGCCGCTCGGCGAAGGCATGCAGGCGCTCGATGACGTTGTCGGTAGCGATCAGATCCATCACATCGGGGAATTCGAGCTTGCGTCCCCACGCCAGCGCGTGCGCCGGTTTGCCGACGAACTTGCGCGCCGCCGCGTCGTATTTATCCACGCACCAGCGCCGATCCGAGTACGGCCCGCTGCGTGCCGGATTGCTCGCCGCATGCAGGCCGAGAACCGGCGTGCCGACCGCGTTGGCCAGATGCATCGGGCCAGAGTCGGGCGTGAGCACCAGGCGCGCGCGTTGCAGCAAGGCCAGCAGTTGCTTGAGTGTGTCCTTGCCGATCAGATCGAGTGGCATGGTTTGCATTTTCGCCAGAATCGCGTCGCCGAATTGCCGCTCATAACTGCTCGGGCCGCCGCATAGCAAAACCCGCATACCGAGTTCGCGCGCCGCGTGATCCATCACGGCGGCGTAGCGTTCTGGTCGCCAGTTGCGCAGCGCATGACTCGAACATGGG
The sequence above is drawn from the Pseudolysobacter antarcticus genome and encodes:
- a CDS encoding DUF6165 family protein; this encodes MSEISTPVSFGELIDKLTILEIKAARITDAAKLANVRVELNMLDTTWNAAAASRIDITAQRTRLKAVNEKLWDIEDHIRLKEKAQAFDAEFIALARAVYFENDDRAAIKREINQLLGSTLVEEKSYADYRQA
- the hemP gene encoding hemin uptake protein HemP, with translation MLETVDTTAQTAPSHDASVATTIRQPAAYHARSNTPVTRIDSRELLQGHRELVIEHVGLEYRLQVTRNGKLILTK